A single window of Lytechinus variegatus isolate NC3 chromosome 8, Lvar_3.0, whole genome shotgun sequence DNA harbors:
- the LOC121419850 gene encoding radial spoke head 1 homolog → MSDLGSDYDEEEQGPYLGEYEGERNAKEERHGKGKATLPNGDMYEGMYEHGKRHGGGVYKFKNGARYIGDYKQNKKHGSGKFIYPDGSIYEGSWVDDQRHGYGVYTYPNGDMYEGEWQSHLRHGQGVYTYKDTGSKYVGSWISGKREGAGELIHANHRYQGMWVADQPQGKGKYVFDIGCEQHGQYVPVEQPLGGDQEEEEAQTVTVPKWRAGPIQAVSQYNPAEEAIAAQQAEEGEQAEGEEGEGGDGEGAGEGGEQAAEGGEGEQAAEGDGAAAAEGEGDAAPAAEGDGETQEQQEEPAEGGDEQAPVSPVAEETEDAE, encoded by the exons GAATATGAAGGAGAAAGGAATGCCAAGGAAGAGCGTCATGGCAAAGGAAAAGCCACGCTGCCCAATGGAGACATGTACGAGGGCATGTATGAGCATGGGAAACGCCATGGAGGG GGTGTGTATAAATTCAAGAATGGAGCCAGGTATATAGGAGActacaaacaaaataagaagCATGGATCGGGGAAGTTCATCTATCCCGATGGTTCGATATATGAGG GGAGCTGGGTGGATGATCAGAGGCATGGGTACGGCGTCTACACGTACCCCAATGGTGACATGTACGAAGGTGAGTGGCAGAGCCACCTGAGGCACGGCCAGGGCGTTTACACCTACAAAGACACTGGATCCAAGTACGTAGGATCGTGGATCAGCGGGAAGAGGGAAGGGGCCGGTGAGCTCATCCATGCTAACCACAGATACCAAGGCATGTGGGTCGCTGATCAG CCACAAGGCAAGGGCAAGTACGTCTTTGACATCGGTTGCGAGCAGCACGGCCAGTACGTCCCCGTGGAGCAACCACTGGGTGGAGACCAGGAAGAGGAGGAAGCCCAGACCGTCACCGTACCCAAATGGAGGGCGGGGCCTATCCAGGCGGTCAGCCAGTACAACCCCGCCGAGGAAGCCATCGCTGCCCAGCAGGCGGAGGAAGGGGAACAGGCAGAGGGAGAGGAAGGAGAAGGGGGTGACGGGGAAGGAGCTGGAGAGGGAGGGGAGCAGGCAGCAGAAGGGGGAGAAGGAG AGCAAGCGGCAGAAGGGGATGGAGCCGCAGCGGCAGAAGGAGAAGGAGATGCCGCTCCTGCTGCAGAGGGAGATGGAGAGACACAGGAGCAGCAGGAGGAGCCAGCGGAGGGCGGGGATGAGCAAGCGCCTGTATCACCCGTTGCCGAGGAAACAGAAGATGCTGAATAG